In Rhodanobacter humi, the genomic stretch TCGGCGGCGTCCTTCACCATCACGCCCTTGCTGCGCTTGGCGGGCGCGGCGTAGTGGGTGGTCTTTAGGTGGTCGCCGTTGTCGACGCCCAGCGAGGCGAGCTCGATCACGTCGATAGGCTTGCTCTTGGCCTTCATGATGTCGGGCAGCTTGATGAAGCGCGGCTCGTTGAGACGCAGGTCGCTGGTGACGACGGCGGGCAGGTCCACTTCGATGGTTTCCAGGCCTGCATCCACCTCGCGCGTCACCGTGGCCTTGCCGTCGGCAATCTCGATCTTGCTGGCGAAGGTGGCCTGCGGGCGGTCCCAAAGTGCGGCCAACATCTGGCCGGTCTGGTTGGCATCGTCGTCGATGGCCTGCTTGCCCAGGATCACCAGGCCGGGCTGTTCCTTCTCCACCAGTTTCAGGAGCGTGCGGGCGGCAGTGAGTGGTTGCACGGCATCGCTGGTGGTGACGTGGATGGCGCGGTTCGCGCCCATCGCCAAGCCGTTGCGCAGATGCGCGGTGAGGTCGGCCGGGCCGATACCTACCACCACCACTTCTTCAGCCAGGCCCTTCTCGCGCAGGCGCAGGGCTTCTTCCAGCGCGATATCGTCGAACGGGTTGGCGGAAAGCTTCACGCCATCGGTCACCACGCCGGTGCCGTCGGGCTTCACCTGGATGCGCACGTTGTAGTCCACGACACGCTTGTAGCCGACCAGTATCTTCATGGGGATTCCTAGACTCATGAATAGCCCTTGTGCGGGCCGCAGAGACGGCCATTTTACCCGGTCTCAGGCAGCTATACGAACCAAGCTGTGGGCGGTAGTTAGTGGGAGGCTTTCAGCAGCTGCGCCGCGCGTAAGGATAAGGAGGAGCCTTCGCAGCTTCGTCCAGCCCAATGAGCGCAGCAGCGCTGGCGACGCGGTAACCTTCCGCCTGCGCCGCCAGTCCGAGCACTCGTTCGACTGCATGAGCCAGTGTGCCATCGATCTGGCCGGATTCCGGCTCGAATTCATCTACGCCCAAGTGAGCGTCCAGCAACGGGCGTAAGGCGGCGGGACGCAACCAGAACATGCTGCCAGCAATGAAATTGACGCGTTCGGCTCGTGGCGCCGGGATTCCGAGACGGCGGATGAGATAGTCGACGCCGTCCTTGTTCGCACCTATGTATTCGGAGAGTGGTTGCCGATGGCCTTCGGCGTGCACCAAGCCCTGCGTGGCCTCGTCGCGGAAGGCGGTCGCGATACGCGTGGCGCGTTCAGGTGCAAGTAGCTTTTCCAGCAGTTCGCGACGCCAAATGTCGCCGTCCTGCCGATGGGTGGAGCGCTTGCCGTGCAGCTTGAGCACGGTGGTCACGCCTTCGTCGAGCAGGCGGTTGGCCACGTGGAGGAACGGCAGGATGTCACGGCCGCGGTTCTCGAATACCTCGACTTCGGCGTCGATGCCGAGCCGTGCAATTCGCTCGCGCACTGCTCGTTCGCGCTCGGGCGCAGTAGTGATCACGATGCGCCAGTCGAGGCCGCTGGCGTGCAGCGCCGCGACGAGTTCGTCCAGCAATTCCGGGTACCAGACGTGGAGCACGGCACAGGGGCGGTGATCCGGCGCCGGTGCGGGCTGCAGCGCGGCACGGGTGGCTTCCAGCCAGGCGTGGCCGAGCCGGCTGTCGGGT encodes the following:
- a CDS encoding electron transfer flavoprotein subunit beta/FixA family protein yields the protein MKILVGYKRVVDYNVRIQVKPDGTGVVTDGVKLSANPFDDIALEEALRLREKGLAEEVVVVGIGPADLTAHLRNGLAMGANRAIHVTTSDAVQPLTAARTLLKLVEKEQPGLVILGKQAIDDDANQTGQMLAALWDRPQATFASKIEIADGKATVTREVDAGLETIEVDLPAVVTSDLRLNEPRFIKLPDIMKAKSKPIDVIELASLGVDNGDHLKTTHYAAPAKRSKGVMVKDAAELVAALKQKGLL